The Halalkalicoccus sp. NIPERK01 region GAGGAACTCTCGCGGACGGACGTCCGCCTCATCGCGACCACGTTCGAGCTTGACGGCACCCTCGTGACCGACGACTACGCGATGCAGAACGTCGCCGAGAAACTCAACGTCGACGTCGAGGTGATCGCCCGCGAGGGGATCACCGAGCAGCGCCGCTGGACGTTCCAGTGTCAGGGCTGTGGTCGGGAGTTCGACGAACAGCACGACCGCTGTGAGGTCTGCGGGAGTCCGCTCGCGCGCAAGAACCCCACCTAGCGCGCGACCGTCTCGCGTCGTTCGAGTCCGATCGTGACGAGTTGGTGGAGGACTTCCGTCTCGGTCAGGCCGTACTCCTGTGCGATGGCGTCGACCCTCGCCGCGAGTTGGTCGTCGCACACGAGGCTGTACCGCTGGGTCATACCCTCCTCTACGACGCCATCCGATATAAAACTATGTCAGACTTCTATAACTTCTCTATCGAAGTTACATATCCACTGTCAGATAGGAGGCGGTCAGTCGATCACGAGGCGGGTCTTCTCCTCGACCGCGCGCGCCTCCTCGAACTCCCCGCCGCCGAGCAGGCCGCGGGCGGCGCGTTTGCCCCACTCGACTGCGGGCTGTTCGAAGGTCGGCACCGAGAACAGTTCGCCCGCGACGATGCAGGCCGCCTCCAGGACATAGAGGAGGCCCCCGAGTTCGTGGGCATCGACGCGCTCGATCTCGATCCGAATCGAGGGCCGACCCGCCGCCGCCAGACTCGCCTCGGTCGCCTCGAACTCGGCGTCGAGTAGCTCCCCGAGCGACGCACCGCCGAGGTACGCCAACCCCTCCAACTCCGTCTCGGGGATCGTCAGGTCGGTCCGCTCGCGCGGGCGGGCGAGCGTCACCATCGCGTTGCGGGGGCCCGCCCGATACAGCTGGAGCTGTGAGTGCTGATCGGTCGCGCCGAGCGCGCGCGCCGGGAGCTGGCCGACGCCGTCCTTGCCGAGGCTCTCGGCCCACAGCTGGGCGAACCACTCGGCGAAGGTCTCGAGGGATTCGGCGTAGGGCATCATCGCGTTGACCGTCCACCCACGGCCGGCCAGCGCGTAGGTCGTCGCGCCGTAGGCGTACGCGGGGGTCTCGAACAGCGATCCCGAGAGCGTTTCTGCCTCCGCGCCCGCCCCCGCGAGCAGTCCTTCGACGTCGCCGCCGCCGAGCGCCGCGACCGGCAGCGCCACCGTCGAGAGTACGGAGAACCGGCCCGGAACCCCCGCGGGAACGTCGAGGACGGGAAGGTCGTGGCGTTCGGCGAGATCCCTGAGGTTGCCCTCCTCGCCCGTCGTGACGAGGGTGCGCTTGGTCCAGTCCACTCCCGCAGAATCCATCGCCTCGCGGGCGACGAGGAAGTTCGCGAGCGTCTCCGCCGTGGTTCCCGACCGCGAGACGACGTGCAGTGCCGTCCGCGAGAGGTCGAGCGAGTCCAGCAGCCTCGCGGTGTGCTCGGGGTCGACGTTGTCGAGCGTGTGGACGTCGATGTCGACGTCGAGGGCGTCGGCGAGCGTCGCCGCGCCCAGCGCGCTGCCGCCGATCCCGACGACCAGCAGGGTGTCGCAGTCGATCGGGTCGACCGCCGCGCGGATCGCGTCGGGGTCGGCGGTCTCGGGGAGCGCGAGGGCGGCGTACCCGTGCTCGCGCTCGTCGATCCCCGCCTCGATCCGGTCGTGGGCCGCGGCGACCCGCTCGTCGAGCCGTTCGAGGGCCTCGCGCGAGACGCCGGGCGTGGCGACCGACTCCAGGGCGTTGCCGATGTCGATTTCCATACCGGGTGCGCGCGGGCGCGGCGCAAAAGGGTTGTCGTCCTCGCCGACCGGGGTGCTTATTCGCCCGCCCGCCCAACCTCCGGCGATGGCAGAGGAGCGGACGTATTCGGGGTTGCTCGGCTCGTTTCGCTACTCCTTCGGCGCGAGCGACTCGCCCGTCTACCGGGGGTACGTCCTCGTCAGCGCCCTCGTCTCGCTCCTCTTGGCGTTGCTGTTCACGCTCGCGCTGATCGGCGTCATCGCCGCCACCCTCGGGGCCTCCGAGTCGATCACGTTCGTGCGCTCGTTTTTCCTCCTCGTCGGGATGCTCGTGATCGCGCCGATCCTCGCGCCGGTCCTGTTGGTCGCCCGTCGCCACCGGCGGCGCTCCGGTTCGGGAACCGCCTACGACACCGCCCTCGCGCTCGGCGGCTTCCTCTTTATCGGCGCGCTCTACCTCGGACTCGTGATCTCGGTCCCGCCGGACCTGCAGGAGTCGACGGGCGGCGTCCTCGGGGCCGTCGTCGACGCCCTGTACGCGCTGCCGTCCCCGTTGGGGGTCGTCCCGCCGCTTCTCGCGGTGGCCCTCATCGTCGCCCTCCACCGGCGGTTCCGGTAGGCGAAATCGACAAAGGGGTCCGCGGCCTTTCCCCCACATGGACGAGACCGCCGGAACGTTTCTCGTGACCCACGCCGACGACGCCGCCGCGATCCTCCGGGACGTCGAGACGGGGCAGGTCCACACCCTCGCTTCGAACCCCGGCCTCGAGGAGGGCGAGGCCATAGAGGGCGAACTCGCGCCCGAACCCCCGGTCGAGGCGACGTGGGAACTCCGCGAGATCGACGGGCGCCGGACGCTGTCGGTCGAGGAGAGCGAGGAGCCGCCCACGAGCCAGGAACGCGAGATCGCCGCCGCACAGGGGATGGGGGAGGTCACCCGGCGCGAGCGGGCGGGCATCGGCGAGATCCACGTGCTGACGGTGCCGCCCGAGCGGACCGACGAGGCGGTCGCCGAGATCCGCGCGGACGAGGAGACGCTCGCGCGGGCGGCGCGCTACGGCGTCGAGCGGGTGGAGATCCGCGCCGAGGAGGGGATCGTGAGCGTTCGCTATCTGCCCTAGGCCGGTCCGCCCGCGCTCTGGACGCGCCACCCGCCCTCGATTCCGCAGGCCTCTCGAACGCTGTACTCGACCTCGGTGTCGCGCGTGACCTCGTCGCCGCCCTCGACCGCCTCGATCCGCAGGGGAACGTCGAGCGTGTTGCCACAGCAGCCCACGCCGACGAACTCCTCCCACTCGTCGCCCTCCCGTACGCGCCCGAGCGTCTTCGTGAGATACGCGCGGAAGGCGGGCTTCTCGACCTGGAATCGCCCCCAGTCGCTCAGGTCCGCGGGGTACGAGACGACGATCCGTTCCGCCGCGTTCGATGCCATACCCGGGGTAGGGACTCGAGGGGGAAAAGCACACACCCGACGGATACGAACGTTTATTTTTGGCCGTGTCCGAGCGGACGTATGCTCGATGCGACGGTGCCGGTGGTCGAATACTCCCGGTACTCGAACCGCCAACTGGCGGCGGTCCCCCTCGCTCTTCTCGCGCTCTCGCTTCTCGTCATCGCGGGCATGTGGGTGACGACGGGGACGCCGGTCGACCCCGGCATCGACTTCACCGGCGGCACCGAACTCCAGATCCAGACCGACGCCCCACAGGGGGAGATCGAGACCGCCTTCGAGACCGAACCCGAGTCGGTCCAGTCGATCGCCACGGGCGACGGCGAGTACATCGTCACGTTCCAGTCGACCGACACCGGGGCGATAGAACAACAGGCCACGGAGGCCGGCTTCACCGTCATCTCGATATCCAGCACCTCGGCGTCGTTCGGCGCCGAAACCCAGTTTCAGGCGGTCGTCGGCGTCGCCATCGCGTTCGCCGGGATGAGCGCGCTGGTCGCGCTGATGTTCCGGACGTTCGTGCCCTCGATCGCGGTCGTCCTCTCGGCGTTCAGCGACATCGTCATCCCGGTGGCGCTGATGAACCTCTTCGGGATTCAACTCTCGCTGGGAACGGTCGCCGCGCTGTTGATGCTGATCGGCTACAGCGTCGACTCGGATCTCCTGCTGAACAACCACGTCCTGCGCCGTCGCGGCGACTTCTACGAGAGCACCCACCGGGCGATGCGCACCGGGGTGACGATGACGGTCACGTCGATCCTCGCGATGCTCGTGATGACGAGCGTCGCGACGCTCTTTGCGATCCCGCTGCTCCCGGCGATCGGCCTCGTCCTCGTCTTCGGCCTGCTGGCCGACCTGATGAACACCTACCTGCTCAACGTGAGCCTGCTTCGCTGGTACAAGTACGAGGGGGTCGCCCGATGAGCACGCTCGGCCTCGTCCGGAAGCACTGGCGGATCACCCTGCTGGTCGTGCTCGTGGCGGTCAGCGCGGTGGTTCTGTTCGCCCCCCAGTTCGCCCCCGGCGACGGCGAAGGCGGCGAACAGGTCGCCGAGACCGGCCCGACGAACCTCCAGTTCGGCCTCGAACTCTCGGGCGGGACGCGGATCCGCGCGCCGCTGGCCGGCCTCACCGCCGAGGGTCTCGACGTCGACCCCGGTCAGGAGGCCGACATCGAGTCGGCGATCGCGGAGGAACTGGGCATCAGCGGGCGCGACGTGAACGTCTACCCCGGCGAGTCCGAGGACGATGGACGGATCGAGGTCACGACCGACACCGTGAGCGAGGAGGAGTTCCTCGCCGCCTTGCGGGCGGCCGGCTACGACGAGGTCGACGAGGGCGACGTCCGGCAGGGCGTGACCGAGGAGACCGTCGACGACGCCGTCGAGGTCCTCGAGGACAAGATCCGCGAATCGCCCTTCGCGACGGGCGACGTCCAGAAGTCGACCTCCTCGACCGGCGAGCATTTCGTGGTCGTCGAGGTGCCCGGCCAGGACAGGGAGACGGTGATCGACCTGATCGAGGACCGCGGGTTCGTCGAGGTCTACGCCCACCACCCGACCGACGACGGCTACACCAACACCACCGCGATCCAACCGGACGACATCCAGTCGATCGGCCAGCCCGCGGACGAACCGCCCTACGGCCCCCACGTGTCGATCACGCTCAGCGAGAACGGTGCCGAGGACTTCTCGCAGGTGATGCAGGAGACGGGCTTCACCCAGGAGGGCGTCGAGGCCTGCCGGTGGGAGCAGAACCCCGACGACCCGGGCTACTGCCTGCTGACCGTCGTCGACGGCGAGGTGGTCTACTCGGCGAGCCTCGGCGAGAGCCTCGCGGCGAGCATGGAGTCGGGCGCGTACCTCAACGATCGATCGTTCGTCATGAGCGGCGAGTCGATCGACGACGTGCGCACCCTCCGGGTGAACCTGCTGGCGGGGACGACGCCCGCGCCGCTCGACATCGAGGCGGGCACGCAGTACTACCTCGAACCCAGCCTCGCCGACGACTTCAAGCTCTACTCGCTCGTGACGGGTCTGATCTCCGTGGTGGCCGTCTCGGGGGTCGTCGCGATCCGCTACGGCCGCCCCCGGATCGCCGGCCCGATGATCCTGACCGCCGCGGCCGAGGTCTTTTTACTTCTGGGCTTCGCCGCCGCCGTCGGCTATCCGCTCGATCTCGCGGCGATCGCGGGCTTCATCGCCGTCGTCGGCACCGGCGTGGACGACCTGATCATCATCGCCGACGAGATCCTCCAGGAGGGGGACGTCTCGACGGGCCGGGTGTTCGAGTCCCGCTTCAGGAAGGCGTTCTGGGTGATCGGCGCGGCCGCGGCGACGACGATCATCGCCATGTCGCCGCTGGCGTTCATGAGCCTCGGCGACCTGACCGGGTTCGCGCTGTTCACCATCGTCGGCGTGCTGATCGGCGTGCTCGTCACCCGGCCGGCCTACGGCGACGTCCTCCGGATCCTGCTGACGATCGACCGCTGATAGGGAGTATCGTAGCCAACCGTCTAGTGCGACTCACGAGAACTGACGCCGTGGTTCGATCCCTGGGTAGAAGATCCATGGACCCCTACGATACTCCCTATGAGTATTGGCCGCGATCACCGCCCCCGCATCGCGGCGATCGGCCGGGTGTCGACCGCCGCCAGCGCGAGCACCGTTACCGCGGCGAGCACGCCGGTCGGGTCGGTTCCGGTCAGGGCGACGACGACCGGGGGGAGGAGGCCGAGGACGCAGTAGCAAAACCGCCCGATCCGGGCCCGCGGCGTGGACGCGGAGAGGTACGGCAGCGCCACGAGCGCCGCGACGCTCAGCGCCCCTGCGACGAGGACGTTCGCGAGGGACGACCCGCCCGCCGCCTGCGCCAGCACGCCGCCGAAGACGACGACCAGGAGCGTCGAGGAGAGGTAGACCGAGCGCGTCAGGAACGCCCGCCAGCCCGTGGTCCCGAGGCGCCTGTTGGTGAGCACCGGCCACGGCCGGCCCACCGAGAAGTGCCCGCCGCGGAACGTCGTGATCAGGAGCCCGAGGACGACGAGCGCGCTCCCGGCCGCCGTCGCGATCTCGACGGTGTAGACCGGCGTCCCGGCGACGATCCAGAGCGCGGGCGCGCCGAGGAAGGCGACCTGTGCGAGCCCACCCCGGATGAGGTCGACGAAGAAGTCGTAGACGGCCTCGTGTTCGTGTGGCGCGTCGCCCGTCCGCCAGTCGTCGCCCCCGTAGATCGGCTCGCGTCCCCCGTCGCTCATCGTTCGCGCATGGTCCACGGGACGTATAGTACCACGGTCATACCGTCGGTCATACCGCCGTGAATCGCCACGAGCCACGAGGGCGGGGACTCGTGCCCGTGCCCGTCGACTCACGCCACTACAGGCCAGACTCCCATGACCGACGGTATCAGAACTCCGCGAGCGTCTCCTGCTCCGCGGCAGCCAGCACGTCCGTGCAGGTCTTCCACGACGCCCGGGCACACTCGGGGAGGGCACCGTTCTCGGCGACGTACTCGGCGAGGAACTCCCTCGTACGGGGATCGCTCGGATAGCCGCTTCCCACCCCGCCGTACTCCGTTTCGAGCGCCCGAACCCGTTCGTCGCGCTCGACCTTGGCGACGACGCTGGCCGCGCCGACGATCGCGTGGGTC contains the following coding sequences:
- a CDS encoding glucose-6-phosphate isomerase, whose product is MEIDIGNALESVATPGVSREALERLDERVAAAHDRIEAGIDEREHGYAALALPETADPDAIRAAVDPIDCDTLLVVGIGGSALGAATLADALDVDIDVHTLDNVDPEHTARLLDSLDLSRTALHVVSRSGTTAETLANFLVAREAMDSAGVDWTKRTLVTTGEEGNLRDLAERHDLPVLDVPAGVPGRFSVLSTVALPVAALGGGDVEGLLAGAGAEAETLSGSLFETPAYAYGATTYALAGRGWTVNAMMPYAESLETFAEWFAQLWAESLGKDGVGQLPARALGATDQHSQLQLYRAGPRNAMVTLARPRERTDLTIPETELEGLAYLGGASLGELLDAEFEATEASLAAAGRPSIRIEIERVDAHELGGLLYVLEAACIVAGELFSVPTFEQPAVEWGKRAARGLLGGGEFEEARAVEEKTRLVID
- a CDS encoding CopG family transcriptional regulator, with product MTQRYSLVCDDQLAARVDAIAQEYGLTETEVLHQLVTIGLERRETVAR
- a CDS encoding DUF5812 family protein gives rise to the protein MDETAGTFLVTHADDAAAILRDVETGQVHTLASNPGLEEGEAIEGELAPEPPVEATWELREIDGRRTLSVEESEEPPTSQEREIAAAQGMGEVTRRERAGIGEIHVLTVPPERTDEAVAEIRADEETLARAARYGVERVEIRAEEGIVSVRYLP
- a CDS encoding preprotein translocase subunit SecD, translating into MSTLGLVRKHWRITLLVVLVAVSAVVLFAPQFAPGDGEGGEQVAETGPTNLQFGLELSGGTRIRAPLAGLTAEGLDVDPGQEADIESAIAEELGISGRDVNVYPGESEDDGRIEVTTDTVSEEEFLAALRAAGYDEVDEGDVRQGVTEETVDDAVEVLEDKIRESPFATGDVQKSTSSTGEHFVVVEVPGQDRETVIDLIEDRGFVEVYAHHPTDDGYTNTTAIQPDDIQSIGQPADEPPYGPHVSITLSENGAEDFSQVMQETGFTQEGVEACRWEQNPDDPGYCLLTVVDGEVVYSASLGESLAASMESGAYLNDRSFVMSGESIDDVRTLRVNLLAGTTPAPLDIEAGTQYYLEPSLADDFKLYSLVTGLISVVAVSGVVAIRYGRPRIAGPMILTAAAEVFLLLGFAAAVGYPLDLAAIAGFIAVVGTGVDDLIIIADEILQEGDVSTGRVFESRFRKAFWVIGAAAATTIIAMSPLAFMSLGDLTGFALFTIVGVLIGVLVTRPAYGDVLRILLTIDR
- a CDS encoding NOB1 family endonuclease; protein product: MYVLDSSAFIHEYHTTEQTASVPLVREELEDESAYRYDAMEGSGMHIHIPTDETVDTVKRAAAELGDLEELSRTDVRLIATTFELDGTLVTDDYAMQNVAEKLNVDVEVIAREGITEQRRWTFQCQGCGREFDEQHDRCEVCGSPLARKNPT
- the secF gene encoding protein translocase subunit SecF codes for the protein MLDATVPVVEYSRYSNRQLAAVPLALLALSLLVIAGMWVTTGTPVDPGIDFTGGTELQIQTDAPQGEIETAFETEPESVQSIATGDGEYIVTFQSTDTGAIEQQATEAGFTVISISSTSASFGAETQFQAVVGVAIAFAGMSALVALMFRTFVPSIAVVLSAFSDIVIPVALMNLFGIQLSLGTVAALLMLIGYSVDSDLLLNNHVLRRRGDFYESTHRAMRTGVTMTVTSILAMLVMTSVATLFAIPLLPAIGLVLVFGLLADLMNTYLLNVSLLRWYKYEGVAR